One segment of Lutra lutra chromosome 12, mLutLut1.2, whole genome shotgun sequence DNA contains the following:
- the STX2 gene encoding syntaxin-2 isoform X3, producing the protein MRDRLPDLRACRKDDDGDTSVVVEKDHFMDDFFHQVEEIRNSTAKIAQYVEEVKKNHSIILSAPNPEGKIKEELEDLNKEIKKTANKIRAKLKLIEHSVGQDESGSRASVDLRIRRTQHSVLSRKFVEVMTEYNEAQTLFRERSKGRIQRQLEITGRATTDDELEEMLESGSPSVFTADIISDSQITRQALNEIESRHKDIMKLETSIRELHEMFTDMAMFVETQGEMINNIEKNVMNATDYVERAKEETKRAVRYRSKARRKQWMIVAVSVPWFP; encoded by the exons ATGCGGGACCGGCTGCCGGACCTGAGGGCG tgTAGAAAAGATGACGATGGGGACACAAGTGTTGTTGTTGAAAAGGACCATTTCATGGATGATTTCTTCCACCAG GTTGAGGAGATCAGGAACAGTACAGCTAAAATAGCTCAATATGttgaagaagtaaagaaaaaccaCAGCATCATACTTTCTGCACCAAACCCAGAAGGAA aaataaaagaagaacttgAAGATCtgaacaaagaaatcaagaaaactgCGAACAAAATCCGAGCCAAGTTGAAGT TGATTGAGCACAGTGTCGGTCAGGATGAGAGCGGGAGCCGGGCATCGGTGGATCTTCGCATCCGGAGAACCCAG CATTCCGTACTATCTCGGAAATTTGTGGAAGTTATGACAGAATATAATGAGGCACAGACTCTGTTCCGGGAGCGGAGCAAAGGACGGATACAACGTCAGCTAGAAATAA CTGGAAGAGCCACGACGGACGATGAGCTGGAGGAGATGCTGGAGAGCGGGAGCCCTTCTGTCTTCACGGCGGAC attatatCAGATTCTCAAATTACTAGACAAGCGCTCAATGAAATTGAGTCTCGTCACAAGGACATCATGAAGCTGGAGACCAGCATCCGGGAGCTGCACGAGATGTTCACGGACATGGCCATGTTCGTGGAGACCCAG GGCGAAATGATCAACAACATAGAAAAGAACGTGATGAACGCCACAGACTACGTGGAGCGagcaaaagaagagacaaagagagccgTGAGGTACCGCAGCAAAGCTAGGCGG AAACAGTGGATGATTGTAGCCGTGTCAGTGCCCTGGTTTCCGTAA
- the STX2 gene encoding syntaxin-2 isoform X2, with protein sequence MRDRLPDLRACRKDDDGDTSVVVEKDHFMDDFFHQVEEIRNSTAKIAQYVEEVKKNHSIILSAPNPEGKIKEELEDLNKEIKKTANKIRAKLKLIEHSVGQDESGSRASVDLRIRRTQHSVLSRKFVEVMTEYNEAQTLFRERSKGRIQRQLEITGRATTDDELEEMLESGSPSVFTADIISDSQITRQALNEIESRHKDIMKLETSIRELHEMFTDMAMFVETQGEMINNIEKNVMNATDYVERAKEETKRAVRYRSKARRKMMFIIICVIVLLVILGIVLATTLS encoded by the exons ATGCGGGACCGGCTGCCGGACCTGAGGGCG tgTAGAAAAGATGACGATGGGGACACAAGTGTTGTTGTTGAAAAGGACCATTTCATGGATGATTTCTTCCACCAG GTTGAGGAGATCAGGAACAGTACAGCTAAAATAGCTCAATATGttgaagaagtaaagaaaaaccaCAGCATCATACTTTCTGCACCAAACCCAGAAGGAA aaataaaagaagaacttgAAGATCtgaacaaagaaatcaagaaaactgCGAACAAAATCCGAGCCAAGTTGAAGT TGATTGAGCACAGTGTCGGTCAGGATGAGAGCGGGAGCCGGGCATCGGTGGATCTTCGCATCCGGAGAACCCAG CATTCCGTACTATCTCGGAAATTTGTGGAAGTTATGACAGAATATAATGAGGCACAGACTCTGTTCCGGGAGCGGAGCAAAGGACGGATACAACGTCAGCTAGAAATAA CTGGAAGAGCCACGACGGACGATGAGCTGGAGGAGATGCTGGAGAGCGGGAGCCCTTCTGTCTTCACGGCGGAC attatatCAGATTCTCAAATTACTAGACAAGCGCTCAATGAAATTGAGTCTCGTCACAAGGACATCATGAAGCTGGAGACCAGCATCCGGGAGCTGCACGAGATGTTCACGGACATGGCCATGTTCGTGGAGACCCAG GGCGAAATGATCAACAACATAGAAAAGAACGTGATGAACGCCACAGACTACGTGGAGCGagcaaaagaagagacaaagagagccgTGAGGTACCGCAGCAAAGCTAGGCGG